Proteins found in one Labeo rohita strain BAU-BD-2019 chromosome 11, IGBB_LRoh.1.0, whole genome shotgun sequence genomic segment:
- the ccdc50b gene encoding coiled-coil domain-containing protein 50 isoform X4, with protein sequence MAETDIDKSHLPGVYDVCQCFSVLEDGALAHSLQEQEIEQFYSTNIQKNQAVQSDVRLARRLQEEEEQRADLHQDLRQLEEEDCRYAQMIQEELQRCAEETRRREKEDEEIAKQLQEEEEMEMRRMRAAAGYDGNDCVSPLCEGLGIWEQVLQDAELARRLQEEEDMLPHREQFPQSSGSEVDFIAAQVAQDEEIAHYMQRHPRRVKNRPQDLEIQPRPAEPRDEGNTTTRKALQMLRERLNSDGLHSPVEEEDYTIENHLASPSCTALRNQHIHNIAEELDPTFKARKRESQISTSPPSAGLCLAPRNPHSIFYDYLPEPTFIPPTKRQSDKAGRHRAKDKKENCKQQ encoded by the exons ATGGCAGAAACCGACATTGACAAATCTCATCTGCCCGGTGTTTATGACG TGTGCCAGTGTTTCTCTGTGTTAGAGGACGGTGCTTTGGCTCACAGTCTTCAAGAGCAGGAAA TTGAGCAGTTCTACAGCACCAACATCCAGAAGAACCAGGCGGTGCAGAGCGATGTTCGTTTAGCCCGGAGGCTGCAGGAGGAAGAGGAACAGCGAGCGGATCTTCACCAGGACCTGCGGCAACT GGAGGAAGAGGACTGCAGATATGCACAGATGATCCAGGAGGAGCTTCAGAGGTGTGCGGAAGAGACCAGGAGGCGAGAGAAAGAGGATGAG GAAATCGCAAAACAGCTacaggaagaagaagaaatggagaTGAGAAGGATGAGGGCTGCCGCTGGTTACGATGGCAACGACTGTGTTTCTCCACTCTGCGAag GTTTGGGAATCTGGGAGCAGGTGCTTCAGGATGCTGAGCTGGCCCGTAGACTTCAAGAGGAAGAGGATATGCTGCCTCACAGAGAG CAGTTTCCTCAGAGCTCTGGATCAGAGGTGGACTTCATTGCGGCTCAAGTAGCCCAAGATGAG GAGATCGCCCACTACATGCAGCGCCATCCGAGAAGAGTCAAAAACAGGCCTCAAGACCTAGAGATCCAGCCCAGACCTGCTGAACCAAGAGATGAAGGAAACACCACAACCAGGAAG GCTCTTCAGATGTTGCGAGAGAGGCTGAACTCAGACGGACTGCATTCACCTGTGGAAGAGGAAGATTACACCATTGAAAACCATCTAGCAAGCCCATCATGCACTGCGCT CCGAAACCAACACATACACAACATTGCAGAGGAACTGGACCCAACGTTCAAGGCGAGGAAACGCGAGAGCCAAATTTCCACCAGCCCCCCGTCAG caggtcTATGTTTGGCCCCTCGAAACCCGCACAGTATCTTTTATGACTATTTACCAGAACCCACCTTCATACCACCAACGAAACGGCAGAGCGACAAAGCAGGACGTCACAGAGCCAAAGACAAGAAAGAGAACTGCAAACAACAGTGA
- the uts2b gene encoding prepro-urotensin II-beta: MMCKLFVFFALLLTVLEPLLGHPLVHSAEMTYARPVLVEEEQVISPEDLSYSEQAYLSRGAAGFGYPSLITEDISSDGLRTAGFVPSQAAKEVLLEKPLLSRFLGGRKQYRKRGSNTECFWKYCV; this comes from the exons ATGATGTGTAAACTCTTTGTGTTCTTTGCGTTGCTTCTCACCGTCCTCGAACCTCTGCTGGGGCATCCGCTGGTCCATTCGGCAGAGATGACCTACGCCAGGCCTG TTCTTGTAGAAGAGGAGCAGGTTATCAGTCCAGAAGACCTGAGTTACTCGGAGCAAGCGTATCTGTCCAGGGGCGCCGCGGGATTCGGTTACCCATCTCTCATCACTGAAGACATCAGCAGCGATG GTCTCAGAACAGCTGGATTTGTCCCAAGTCAAGCTGCAAAAGAA GTCTTGCTGGAAAAGCCGTTGTTGAGTCGCTTCCTGGGAGGCAGGAAGCAGTATCGCAAACGAGGCAGCAACACAGAGTGTTTCTGGAAATACTGCGTCTGA
- the ccdc50b gene encoding coiled-coil domain-containing protein 50 isoform X3: MSLHACVYILHDSRRSLIHGRRRILENVCQCFSVLEDGALAHSLQEQEIEQFYSTNIQKNQAVQSDVRLARRLQEEEEQRADLHQDLRQLEEEDCRYAQMIQEELQRCAEETRRREKEDEEIAKQLQEEEEMEMRRMRAAAGYDGNDCVSPLCEGLGIWEQVLQDAELARRLQEEEDMLPHREFPQSSGSEVDFIAAQVAQDEEIAHYMQRHPRRVKNRPQDLEIQPRPAEPRDEGNTTTRKALQMLRERLNSDGLHSPVEEEDYTIENHLASPSCTALRNQHIHNIAEELDPTFKARKRESQISTSPPSAGLCLAPRNPHSIFYDYLPEPTFIPPTKRQSDKAGRHRAKDKKENCKQQ, from the exons ATGAGCTTGCATGCATGCGTGTATATACTGCATGACAGTAGACGGAGTTTGATTCATGGACGCAGACGCATCTTGGAAAACG TGTGCCAGTGTTTCTCTGTGTTAGAGGACGGTGCTTTGGCTCACAGTCTTCAAGAGCAGGAAA TTGAGCAGTTCTACAGCACCAACATCCAGAAGAACCAGGCGGTGCAGAGCGATGTTCGTTTAGCCCGGAGGCTGCAGGAGGAAGAGGAACAGCGAGCGGATCTTCACCAGGACCTGCGGCAACT GGAGGAAGAGGACTGCAGATATGCACAGATGATCCAGGAGGAGCTTCAGAGGTGTGCGGAAGAGACCAGGAGGCGAGAGAAAGAGGATGAG GAAATCGCAAAACAGCTacaggaagaagaagaaatggagaTGAGAAGGATGAGGGCTGCCGCTGGTTACGATGGCAACGACTGTGTTTCTCCACTCTGCGAag GTTTGGGAATCTGGGAGCAGGTGCTTCAGGATGCTGAGCTGGCCCGTAGACTTCAAGAGGAAGAGGATATGCTGCCTCACAGAGAG TTTCCTCAGAGCTCTGGATCAGAGGTGGACTTCATTGCGGCTCAAGTAGCCCAAGATGAG GAGATCGCCCACTACATGCAGCGCCATCCGAGAAGAGTCAAAAACAGGCCTCAAGACCTAGAGATCCAGCCCAGACCTGCTGAACCAAGAGATGAAGGAAACACCACAACCAGGAAG GCTCTTCAGATGTTGCGAGAGAGGCTGAACTCAGACGGACTGCATTCACCTGTGGAAGAGGAAGATTACACCATTGAAAACCATCTAGCAAGCCCATCATGCACTGCGCT CCGAAACCAACACATACACAACATTGCAGAGGAACTGGACCCAACGTTCAAGGCGAGGAAACGCGAGAGCCAAATTTCCACCAGCCCCCCGTCAG caggtcTATGTTTGGCCCCTCGAAACCCGCACAGTATCTTTTATGACTATTTACCAGAACCCACCTTCATACCACCAACGAAACGGCAGAGCGACAAAGCAGGACGTCACAGAGCCAAAGACAAGAAAGAGAACTGCAAACAACAGTGA
- the ccdc50b gene encoding coiled-coil domain-containing protein 50 isoform X1, giving the protein MSLHACVYILHDSRRSLIHGRRRILENVCQCFSVLEDGALAHSLQEQEIEQFYSTNIQKNQAVQSDVRLARRLQEEEEQRADLHQDLRQLEEEDCRYAQMIQEELQRCAEETRRREKEDEEIAKQLQEEEEMEMRRMRAAAGYDGNDCVSPLCEGLGIWEQVLQDAELARRLQEEEDMLPHREQFPQSSGSEVDFIAAQVAQDEEIAHYMQRHPRRVKNRPQDLEIQPRPAEPRDEGNTTTRKALQMLRERLNSDGLHSPVEEEDYTIENHLASPSCTALRNQHIHNIAEELDPTFKARKRESQISTSPPSAGLCLAPRNPHSIFYDYLPEPTFIPPTKRQSDKAGRHRAKDKKENCKQQ; this is encoded by the exons ATGAGCTTGCATGCATGCGTGTATATACTGCATGACAGTAGACGGAGTTTGATTCATGGACGCAGACGCATCTTGGAAAACG TGTGCCAGTGTTTCTCTGTGTTAGAGGACGGTGCTTTGGCTCACAGTCTTCAAGAGCAGGAAA TTGAGCAGTTCTACAGCACCAACATCCAGAAGAACCAGGCGGTGCAGAGCGATGTTCGTTTAGCCCGGAGGCTGCAGGAGGAAGAGGAACAGCGAGCGGATCTTCACCAGGACCTGCGGCAACT GGAGGAAGAGGACTGCAGATATGCACAGATGATCCAGGAGGAGCTTCAGAGGTGTGCGGAAGAGACCAGGAGGCGAGAGAAAGAGGATGAG GAAATCGCAAAACAGCTacaggaagaagaagaaatggagaTGAGAAGGATGAGGGCTGCCGCTGGTTACGATGGCAACGACTGTGTTTCTCCACTCTGCGAag GTTTGGGAATCTGGGAGCAGGTGCTTCAGGATGCTGAGCTGGCCCGTAGACTTCAAGAGGAAGAGGATATGCTGCCTCACAGAGAG CAGTTTCCTCAGAGCTCTGGATCAGAGGTGGACTTCATTGCGGCTCAAGTAGCCCAAGATGAG GAGATCGCCCACTACATGCAGCGCCATCCGAGAAGAGTCAAAAACAGGCCTCAAGACCTAGAGATCCAGCCCAGACCTGCTGAACCAAGAGATGAAGGAAACACCACAACCAGGAAG GCTCTTCAGATGTTGCGAGAGAGGCTGAACTCAGACGGACTGCATTCACCTGTGGAAGAGGAAGATTACACCATTGAAAACCATCTAGCAAGCCCATCATGCACTGCGCT CCGAAACCAACACATACACAACATTGCAGAGGAACTGGACCCAACGTTCAAGGCGAGGAAACGCGAGAGCCAAATTTCCACCAGCCCCCCGTCAG caggtcTATGTTTGGCCCCTCGAAACCCGCACAGTATCTTTTATGACTATTTACCAGAACCCACCTTCATACCACCAACGAAACGGCAGAGCGACAAAGCAGGACGTCACAGAGCCAAAGACAAGAAAGAGAACTGCAAACAACAGTGA
- the ccdc50b gene encoding coiled-coil domain-containing protein 50 isoform X5 gives MAETDIDKSHLPGVYDVCQCFSVLEDGALAHSLQEQEIEQFYSTNIQKNQAVQSDVRLARRLQEEEEQRADLHQDLRQLEEEDCRYAQMIQEELQRCAEETRRREKEDEEIAKQLQEEEEMEMRRMRAAAGYDGNDCVSPLCEGLGIWEQVLQDAELARRLQEEEDMLPHREQFPQSSGSEVDFIAAQVAQDEEIAHYMQRHPRRVKNRPQDLEIQPRPAEPRDEGNTTTRKALQMLRERLNSDGLHSPVEEEDYTIENHLASPSCTALRNQHIHNIAEELDPTFKARKRESQISTSPPSGLCLAPRNPHSIFYDYLPEPTFIPPTKRQSDKAGRHRAKDKKENCKQQ, from the exons ATGGCAGAAACCGACATTGACAAATCTCATCTGCCCGGTGTTTATGACG TGTGCCAGTGTTTCTCTGTGTTAGAGGACGGTGCTTTGGCTCACAGTCTTCAAGAGCAGGAAA TTGAGCAGTTCTACAGCACCAACATCCAGAAGAACCAGGCGGTGCAGAGCGATGTTCGTTTAGCCCGGAGGCTGCAGGAGGAAGAGGAACAGCGAGCGGATCTTCACCAGGACCTGCGGCAACT GGAGGAAGAGGACTGCAGATATGCACAGATGATCCAGGAGGAGCTTCAGAGGTGTGCGGAAGAGACCAGGAGGCGAGAGAAAGAGGATGAG GAAATCGCAAAACAGCTacaggaagaagaagaaatggagaTGAGAAGGATGAGGGCTGCCGCTGGTTACGATGGCAACGACTGTGTTTCTCCACTCTGCGAag GTTTGGGAATCTGGGAGCAGGTGCTTCAGGATGCTGAGCTGGCCCGTAGACTTCAAGAGGAAGAGGATATGCTGCCTCACAGAGAG CAGTTTCCTCAGAGCTCTGGATCAGAGGTGGACTTCATTGCGGCTCAAGTAGCCCAAGATGAG GAGATCGCCCACTACATGCAGCGCCATCCGAGAAGAGTCAAAAACAGGCCTCAAGACCTAGAGATCCAGCCCAGACCTGCTGAACCAAGAGATGAAGGAAACACCACAACCAGGAAG GCTCTTCAGATGTTGCGAGAGAGGCTGAACTCAGACGGACTGCATTCACCTGTGGAAGAGGAAGATTACACCATTGAAAACCATCTAGCAAGCCCATCATGCACTGCGCT CCGAAACCAACACATACACAACATTGCAGAGGAACTGGACCCAACGTTCAAGGCGAGGAAACGCGAGAGCCAAATTTCCACCAGCCCCCCGTCAG gtcTATGTTTGGCCCCTCGAAACCCGCACAGTATCTTTTATGACTATTTACCAGAACCCACCTTCATACCACCAACGAAACGGCAGAGCGACAAAGCAGGACGTCACAGAGCCAAAGACAAGAAAGAGAACTGCAAACAACAGTGA
- the ccdc50b gene encoding coiled-coil domain-containing protein 50 isoform X2 has product MSLHACVYILHDSRRSLIHGRRRILENVCQCFSVLEDGALAHSLQEQEIEQFYSTNIQKNQAVQSDVRLARRLQEEEEQRADLHQDLRQLEEEDCRYAQMIQEELQRCAEETRRREKEDEEIAKQLQEEEEMEMRRMRAAAGYDGNDCVSPLCEGLGIWEQVLQDAELARRLQEEEDMLPHREQFPQSSGSEVDFIAAQVAQDEEIAHYMQRHPRRVKNRPQDLEIQPRPAEPRDEGNTTTRKALQMLRERLNSDGLHSPVEEEDYTIENHLASPSCTALRNQHIHNIAEELDPTFKARKRESQISTSPPSGLCLAPRNPHSIFYDYLPEPTFIPPTKRQSDKAGRHRAKDKKENCKQQ; this is encoded by the exons ATGAGCTTGCATGCATGCGTGTATATACTGCATGACAGTAGACGGAGTTTGATTCATGGACGCAGACGCATCTTGGAAAACG TGTGCCAGTGTTTCTCTGTGTTAGAGGACGGTGCTTTGGCTCACAGTCTTCAAGAGCAGGAAA TTGAGCAGTTCTACAGCACCAACATCCAGAAGAACCAGGCGGTGCAGAGCGATGTTCGTTTAGCCCGGAGGCTGCAGGAGGAAGAGGAACAGCGAGCGGATCTTCACCAGGACCTGCGGCAACT GGAGGAAGAGGACTGCAGATATGCACAGATGATCCAGGAGGAGCTTCAGAGGTGTGCGGAAGAGACCAGGAGGCGAGAGAAAGAGGATGAG GAAATCGCAAAACAGCTacaggaagaagaagaaatggagaTGAGAAGGATGAGGGCTGCCGCTGGTTACGATGGCAACGACTGTGTTTCTCCACTCTGCGAag GTTTGGGAATCTGGGAGCAGGTGCTTCAGGATGCTGAGCTGGCCCGTAGACTTCAAGAGGAAGAGGATATGCTGCCTCACAGAGAG CAGTTTCCTCAGAGCTCTGGATCAGAGGTGGACTTCATTGCGGCTCAAGTAGCCCAAGATGAG GAGATCGCCCACTACATGCAGCGCCATCCGAGAAGAGTCAAAAACAGGCCTCAAGACCTAGAGATCCAGCCCAGACCTGCTGAACCAAGAGATGAAGGAAACACCACAACCAGGAAG GCTCTTCAGATGTTGCGAGAGAGGCTGAACTCAGACGGACTGCATTCACCTGTGGAAGAGGAAGATTACACCATTGAAAACCATCTAGCAAGCCCATCATGCACTGCGCT CCGAAACCAACACATACACAACATTGCAGAGGAACTGGACCCAACGTTCAAGGCGAGGAAACGCGAGAGCCAAATTTCCACCAGCCCCCCGTCAG gtcTATGTTTGGCCCCTCGAAACCCGCACAGTATCTTTTATGACTATTTACCAGAACCCACCTTCATACCACCAACGAAACGGCAGAGCGACAAAGCAGGACGTCACAGAGCCAAAGACAAGAAAGAGAACTGCAAACAACAGTGA